In Planococcus sp. MB-3u-03, the DNA window GAAGATGCCCATCGGCTTATCCGCAGATCCGCCTTTATCCGTTAATAGGAAGGAAATGCTCTCCGGGGTATGGCCTGGCGTATGCATCACGTCAAAGACCAAGTTGCCGATCTTGAACTGATCGCCGTCTTTCAATAATTGATGGCTGATTCCATCCAGGTTCTGATATTTCCAATCGGCATCGCCTTCATCCGAAACATAGAGCTTCGTGCCGAAACGGTCGTTCAGTTCCCGTGACCCGGATACAAAGTCAGCATGGATATGCGTTTCAAGAGCGCCGACAATATTCAGTTTCTCTTCTTTCGCCAGTTCTTCGTATGCTGTGATATCGCGCATCGGATCAACGACGACTGCTTCGCCTGTTTTTTGGCACCCTACTACATAAGATGCGTGAGCCAATTTTTCGTCATAGAAATATCGTAATAACATGGAATCAATCTCCTTTTGTTTGTTTTCGTTTTCTTAAGCTTAATATACCCCATAGGGTATAAGATGTAAACACATATGCTTCACATTTTTATCGACTTCCTTCAACACATTAAAAAAAGCTCCAGGAGGGCAGCAACTGCGCTCTTGAAGCTTAAAGGCGTATCATTTTTTCACATTGAAGAAATCAGGAAGTTCGCTCGCTTTCATCGGAAACTCGGCTTTGCGCTTGTCGACAAAGGATTGGATGCCTTCATCCGCATCAGCATTTTGCCCCGCCCAGTGGAGGAACTTCGATTCTGCGAGATGCGACTCATGTGGATGATCTGCACCAAGCATTTTCCACAATAATTGGCGCGTAAAGCTATTGGAGGTGGCGGCAGTATTTTCTGCAATGTCCCGCGCAATTTCATATGCTTTTTCAAGCGGGTCTTCCGATTCATATTGCATGAGCCCCGCTTCCACCGCTTCTGAAGTCGGAATATAGCGGCCCGTCAAAGTCCATTCGAGTGCTTTTCCGATGCCGACGATGCGCGGCAAAAACCAGCCGGATGAAGCTTCCGGACTGATACCGCGACGCCCGAAGACGAAGCCGATTTTTGCATCCTTTTTGACGATGCGGATATCCATCGGCAAAGTCATGGTCATGCCGATGCCGACCGCAGGGCCATTGATGGCGGCGATGATCGGTTTTTTCACTTCATAAACTCGGTTGCTGACCTGCCCGCCGAGGTCCCGATATTCTTCCGCGCTTTGTTCGGAAGCGAAGGTCGAGCCGCCGTCCGATAAGTCCATCCCGGCACAAAACGCCCGACCGGCACCAGTCACGACAATGACGCGCACTTCGTCGTCGTCATCCACTTTGCGGTAGAAATCCAATAGCTCTTCGTTCATTTGTTCCGTATAGGCATTCATTTTATCGGGACGGTTCAAGGTCAATGTCAGGATCCCGTCCGATAATTCGGTTTTAATGGTTTCGTACAAGCGCCTTCACTCCTTCTTCGTATTCCCGTTCCAATTGCCCGACGGCCTCCTTGACCGTCTCGCGCTTCGTCACTGTCGTCACGCCATGTCCGGCCGACCAAATATCCCGCCACGCCTTGGCATTGACGAGATGGGATAGGTCGACTTCCTTTTTCGGCTTCAAGGTTTTCGGATCGATCCCTTGTTTTTCAAGGCTCGGGATGAGGACATTCACCGGAACGCCGCTGAATGAATCGGTATATAAAATATCTTCGATTGAGGAATCAATCACCATCTGCTTATACTCTTCGGGAGCGCTGCTTTCTTTGACCGCCAAAAAACGCGTACCCATATAGGCATAATCTGCGCCCATCAATAAAGCAGCTGCCACATCTTGCCCGGTGGACAAAGAACCCGACAGGATGATCGTGCCGTCGAAGAACTTTTTGACCGCTGCAATGAAAGCGAACGGATTAAGTGTGCCCCCGTGCCCGCCGGCTCCCGCGCACACAAGGATCAATCCATCGACGCCGCTTTGTGCCGCTTTTTTCGCATGCTTGGCGTTTGCCACATCGGAATAGACAAGGCCGCCGTATGCGTGGACGATTTCAAGCACTTCTGCGGGCGATCCGAGCGAGGTGATGACAATCGGCGGCTGATGCTCGCGGATCAATTCGACATCTTCATCGTAGCGCTTGTTCGAGCCGCGGTGGCTGATGAAATTGACCGCCCATGGAATATCGCCGAGCGCTTCTTTCACTTCAACGAGCCATCTCGCGCATTCTTCCGCGGGACGCGCATTCAATAAAGGAAAGGAACCGATGACGCCGGCACGCCCTGATTCAATGACCATTTGAGGCGTCGATACGAGAAACATCGGCGCCACGATAACAGGCAGTTTAGTCATGTTCAATCACCACCGCAATTCCCTGTCCACCGCCGATGCATAGGCTCGCGACTGCATATTTTCCGCCGCGCCGCTTCAATTCATAAGCCGCTGACAGCAAGATACGTGCGCCGCTCGCGCCAACCGGATGGCCAAGCGCAATCGCCCCACCGTTGACGTTCACTTTTGAACGATCCAGCCCGAGCTCTTTTTCCACTGCCAAATATTGCGCCGCGAACGCTTCGTTCACTTCGACCAAATCGATATCATCAATCGTCAATTCCGCTTTTTCCAGTGCACGGCGGATGGCAGGGACCGGGCCGATGCCCATGATCGTCGGATCGACGCCGGCAATATGCCAGGACACGATGCGGGCGACAGGCGATAAGCCATGCTTTTTGACTGCATCTTCCCCCGCCACAACAAGAGACGCCGCACCGTCATTGATGCCTGAAGCATTGCCCGCTGTGACAGAACCGTCTTTCTTGAACGACGGGCGCAGTTTCGATAAGCCCTCCGTATTGGCATCCGGTTTGATGTGTTCGTCTTTATCGACCACAACCGTGCCTTTTCGCGTTTTCACTTCGACGCCGACAGTTTCTTCGTCAAACTGTCCGCCAGTTGCCGCTCTAGTTGCCCGCTGGTTTGATTCGACCGCAAATTCATCTTGGGCTTCACGGGAAATACCGTATTGCTCCGCCAGTTTCTCGGCTGTCATCCCCATCCCGCTGCCCGTATATTGGTCGGTCAGCGTCGCGAGCAGCATATCCTCAAACTGCATCGGCCCCATCTTCGCCTTGCTGAAACGCTGTGTGAAGTTCGCATAAGGCGACATCGACATATTCTCCGCGCCGCCAGCCAGGACGATATCCGCTTCGCCGAGCAAAATATGCTGCGCTGCGGAAACGACCGCCTGCGCACCGGATCCGCAAAGCCGGTTCAAGGTCAGGGCCGGCACTTCCTGGGGAACGCCTGCATTCAATCCGATATGGCGCGCAAGATAAGCTGCATTGACATTCGACTGGATGACATTGCCGTAAATGACATGATCCACATCTTCCGCTTTGACATTCGCTCTTTTGAGCGCTTCCACCGCTGTTGCTGTGCCGAGCTCTGTCGCATCTGTATTCGCAAACGACCCGCCGAATGCCCCGAATGCCGTTCTTGCACCATCTACTAGATATACATGTTTCATGTCCATTTCTCCTTTTCGCACCCAATTGAAAGGGCTTACATATTTTCATTCAACTTGTCAGAAAATTTAATTTTCCATTCAATCATACCGCCCAGTATCTCCATTTGCAAAAATATTTTACCTTCCATTTAAAATTTAACGCTTTGTTTAACTCCAATTGCACAACACCAGAAAAAGAAGACCCATGACGAGTCTTCTTCTATTGTTAAGGAAGCAATACCAGTTTCCCTGTACTTTTCCGGCTTTCCATAAGCGCATGGGCTTGCGCTGCTTGTTCCAGCGGATAACGCCCAGTGATCGACACGTTCAGCTGACGCTGTTCGAGCAGTTCGCTGATTGCCGCTTCTGCATTCTTCAAAAACCCTGGACGCTGCTTGCGGTAGGTGCCAGTGCTGTACCCAAGTACCGCCCGGCAACTTGAATGAAGTGCGTCTGTTTTGACCGTTCCTGGAACAGATCCTTCATTGGCATGGCCGAATGACACAATGCGGCCGAACGGTGCCAGGATATCCAGGCTGCGCTCGAAGTTTTCACCGGCGATCGTATCTAAGATGACGTCGACACCTTTGCCGCCCGTCAGTTCAGCGACCACTTCCGCGAAGTTACTCTCACGATAATTGACCGCAATAGCGCCAAGGTCTTCCGCCACTTTCATCTTCTCTTCACTGCCGACCGTTCCGTAGATTTCCGAGATGCCAGCAAGTTTCGCCAATTGGATCGCGGTCGTGCCGATGCCGCCGGCTGCTGCGTGGATCAAGACTGATTCACCCGGCTGTATCCGGGCGACTTCGTGCAGCACATTATAGGCAGTGATGCCGACAGTCAAGGTCGCTGCCGCTTCCTCAAAGGAGACGCTGTCCGGGATCTTGTAGACAAGCTGGTCAGAAGCGACGACATATTCCGCATAGGACCCGGAAGCTGGGAAAGCGCGCACCCGGTCTCCTGCTGAAAAGCCGGTCACTGCGCTGCCTGTTTCTTCTACGATGCCTGCGCAATCCAGCCCTGGCGTGAACGGCTCGTTATTTGCCACGCCATGATATTGTCCGAGACGCGCTTTAATATCGGCAAAATTGACACTGATCGCTTCGACTTTAATGAGCACTTCATGGTCTTTCGCTATTGGTTTCGGCGCTTCCTGAAGCTTCAGCACTTCAGGAGGGCCGGTCGTTTCTGCAATGATCGCTTTCATATGAATGCCCCTTTCATTAGAAAATCAGCAAGCAGGCACCGATGACCAAGCCGCCATAAATCAAGGCGATCATCGTGTAGCCCATGATGTCGCGGATTTTCAAGCCGGCAATCGCGAGCAGCGGAATAGCCCAGAACGGCTGGATCATATTCGTCCAGCTATCTCCCCAAGCGACAGCCATGACGATTTTCGCCGGATCGACGCCCATTTCAAGCGCGGCCGGAAGCATGATCGGTGCCTGAACCGCCCATTGTCCGCCGCCTGACGGGATGAAGATGTTCAATATTCCTGCCGATAAGAAGGTAAAGAGAGGCAAGGTCGTTTCATTTGAAATATCAATGAAGAAATTCGACATCATGACAGCCAGCCCTGACGCACCGAGCATGCCCATAATCCCTGCATAGAACGGATATTGAAGCACGAACTGGCCGACGCTGCTGACGGATTTCAATAATCCTGCTGTCAGCTCCCGGACATTTCCGAACATGAGAAGCGCGGCCGTCAAGAAGATCAAGTTGACTGTATTCAAATCGAGCGAGAAGCCATTCATATAGAAATGGTTGATCAAATAACTTAAGCCGAGGAATCCGCCAATCAATGGAATGAGGCGGGACTTCTCGATTTTGTCGTTTGGATAATCCTCATGATCTTGTACGGCTTCTTCTGTGACCGGGTCTTCCAAACGCGCCGGATCTACCAAATAGCGGTCTTCCGGATTGCGCGGATGGATAAAGCGCATGACGAAAGGAAGCGTGAAGAAGAGGATTACGACAATCGCAATATTCACTGCCGATAATAGCGTCTCCGATATCGGGACAATTCCGATATCCCCTTCAAACACGTGCCCTGCGGTCGCGACAAATAGTGCTGGTGAAGAAGACAAGCCGCCTTCCCAGATCAAAAACCCTGAATATCCTGCAGCGACGAGCACACGGTAATCGACGTCGCGCACTTTCTTTGCGACCAGTTTCGCGATGATGCCCGCCACGACAAGGCCGAAAGCCCAGCTGATGAGAGACGCGCCAAGCGCCGTGAAAGTCACCATCAAAATCGCGGAATTCGGCCCTTTAGGGATGCCGGCGATTTTCTCAAGCGCCTTCGAAACGGTCGGCGTCAAAGCCAGAGCATAACTCAATACGAAGGTCGTGATGATCTGGGCCGTAAAAGTCAAAAGGCCCCACATGCCGTCTCCCCAATGGCGCATCATATCGATCGGCCCGGAATCCGTAAAGAGCACCCCTGCAATAAATGCGATCGCCGTCAGCAATACCGCGAATACGAATGCATCCGGCAGCCATTTCTCGGCGATTTTGGCGAACACATTCGCTACTTTGGCGAGCGGATTGTTCTGCTGTTTCTCTAAAACTGGATCTCTCTCCGTATTTCTTCCATTTTCCATCGTCTTTCCCCCCAGTATCTAATTGGCGGTCCATCCGCCATCTACATAAAGAATCTGTCCCGTCACATAGCTGGATGCTTCCGATGCCAGGAATAAAGCCGGCCCGATCATCTCGCCCGCTTCACCCATCCGCTTCAGCATGGTTCTGCTGACCAATTTTTCCAGCCGTTCCGGATCCTTTAGAAACGGTTCTGTCATCGGTGTTTTGATATAAGCGGGCGCCAAGGCGTTGACGCGGATATTATGTTCAGCGAGTTCCGCTGCCCACACTTTCGTCAATTGGTTGATCCCGCCTTTACTTGCCGCATAGCTCGTCTGGAGCGGATTGCCAACTTGCCCCATAATAGAAGAAATATTGATGATGCAGCCGCTTTTTTGGCCGATCATCCGCTTTGCGGCTTGCTGGCCGACCAGGAAGATGCCTTTTAAATTGGTACCGAGCACCAGGTCCCAGTCTTCTTCCTCCACTTCTACAAGTGGCTTACGTATGTTCATTCCGGCATTATTGACGAGAATGTCCACTCCCCCGAAATCAGCATCGATGAATTCGAATAATTCGGAGACGGCTTGTTTCGATGTTACGTCCGCAGACTTCCAGGAAACATCCAGTTTTAGGGCTTTCATTTCATCCGCCGCTTCCTTGAGCACTGTTTCATCGCGTCCGGTAATGAGCACTTTAGCACCGGCATGGGCGAGCCCAGCTGCAATGGCCAGGCCGATGCCTTTGCTGCCTCCGGTAACGAGTGCTTTTTGCCCGGTCAGGTCGAAGCTTGGATAGCTAAATTCCTCCACTCTTATCTCCCCTCTCTAGTTATAAAAATATTCCGTTAATTAAAAAGCTAGTCATTCCATTTCAAAGCTTCCGACGAGCTTTCCTGTTCCGGAAGCATCTTTGATCTGCAGCTCACCGGTATTATCCGTCGTCAATACCCCTTCAATAACGAACGCTTCCCCTGCATGTGCCATGCCGACAAAACGCACGGTGAATTTACTCAGCTTCCTGCCCGGAAACCACTCATCCAGTGCATCTGCAGCCCAGCCCATCAATAACATGCCGTGGACGATCGGTTCCTTGAATCCTTTGCTGCGGGCGACTTTCGGTACCGTGTGGATTTCATTAAAATCGCCTGAAGCACCTGAATAGCGCACCATATCAATCGGCGCGAGTGCTTGTTTTTGGATGTCCGGCAAATTCTGCGCCATGCTGTTCCCGCCTTTCGATTAAGGTGGCCCGCCCGATGCGGACGACTTCATGGTCTTGGTTGCGGTAAGTCGTTTCAATCAGGTAAAAGCGCTTGTCTTTTTATCGAATCGATCCGTCAGCACGGCCGTTGCTGAAATGACATCGCCGCTGATAATATTCTTTTCGTATTCGAAACTTTGCTCTCCGTGCAAAATGTCATTCGGGTCCAGTCCCCAGGCCGCGAATAATTGATAGAAATCCCGTTCATTCCAGAAATCGATGACTGTTGTGTATGTAGGCGGAGCCGGAATATCCGGATATCCCGCATCCAGTGCTGCTTGCCTGTCAAAATAAATCGGATTCCTTAAGCCGAGTGCCAGTGCGAACTCGCGAATCTTCCCGGCTTCTACGCGAAACGGCGCGTAGTGAAATTCCTGTTCCATTCCATTTCCCTCCTCATTCCGGCTCGTCCGCTTCACTTCAATCAGCGAGAAGAAGCGCTACAATTGCTTGTTATAACACTTCTCCCCTGCGCGTCCGGTTCGCCATATCGATCAAGTTCGCGACCGCTTTATTCAAATGGCGGAAACGCTCATCTTCAATTTCGCCGTTTTTCCAGCGGTAATAGATTTGCTGCAAAATTCCGGCCAGTTTGTAAAACCCGAACGCTAGATAATAGTTGATATTCGACACGTCGCGTCCGCTTTGCTTGGCATACTCTTCCACGAATTCCTTGCGGCTGTAAAAGCCTGGCTGGCTCGAGATGATATTGATGCCGATGTCTGCGTCTTCCGCCTGGCCCCAATAGGCCAAAGTCGACCCGACATCGCTAAGTGGGTCGCCGATCGTCGACAGTTCCCAGTCGAGAACGCCCGTTGCCAGCCCTGGGCTTTCTTCATCAATCACCATATTGTTCAATTTGAAGTCATTATGGACAATCGTCGTTTCTTCATTAACGGGGATATTTGCCGTGAGCCATTGCTCCAGCTCTTTAAGCCCTTCGACATCATCGGTTTTTGCATTATGATAGCGTTTGATCCAGCCCTTCACTTGGCGCTCCATGAATCCTTCCGGTTTGCCCATCTCGGCGAGCCCGGCTTCTTTGTAATCGATCGCCTGCAGCTGGACCAATGTCGAAATGACATTTTTTGAAATGACCGGCCCTGCTTGTTCCGGGCTTCCGTACACTTCCGGAAGTTCTTCATCGATGACGAGCCCCTGTTTTTTCTCCATGACATAAAAATGCTTGTCCATCACTTCCGGATCTTCACAATATACATAGGGTTCAGGGGCAAGCGGGAAAACCGGATGCACTTTTTCGAGCATCTTGAATTCGCGCTCCATATCATGCGCTTTAGGCGGAATCTCCCCAAAAGGCGGACGCCTCAATACACCTTCCCAGTCTCCAATCTGCAACAAGTACGTGAGGTTCGAATAGCCTTCAGAAAATTGGCGGACCGTCATCTCGCCTTGTGGCAAGTCCGGCATTGCATTTCGCAGGGAACGCTCGACTTTCTGCCAATCGACTTCCTGTGTTTTTTTCGTGTTCGGTGTTGCCTCGCTCATATTGACGCCCTCCATGTCATTCGTATTTGAAGAATCCTTCTCCCGACTTTCTGCCGAGCTTGCCGGCGCGCACGTATTGTTTCATCAAAGGTGCCGGCCTGTATTTCGAGTCTTTCGTTTCCTCGTAAAGTGTTTCGGCTACAAACAGCATCGTATCGAGACCGATCAAATCAGCCAAAGCGAGCGGTCCGATCGGATGGTTTGCGCCAAGCTCCATGCCCTTATCGATATCTTCAGCCGAAGCGATCCCTTCCATCAACACAAAGACCGCTTCGTTGATCATCGGCGTCAAGATCCGGTTTACTGCAAATAAAGGCGCTTCCTTCACCGAAATCGCGGTCTTGTTGAAGCGCTGTGCAATTTCGTGCGCCCGCTCGAAGGTTTCATCGCTCGTCTGTTCGGCCCGGATGATTTCGACCAGTTTCATGATCGGCACCGGGTTGAAGAAATGCATGCCGACGACTTGTGCGCTGCGGCCCGAGCTTGCAGCCATCTCCGTAATGCTCAAGCCCGACGTATTCGTTGCGAAAATCGTCTGCGCTTGGCAAATGCGATTGAGCTTTTCGAATAATTCCTTTTTCGGTTCGAGTTTTTCGATGATTGCTTCGATGACGATATCCATCTCTTTTAAGTCATTGATATCCGTGCTGGGGCGGATCCGCTCCCAGACGGTTTCACGCTGTTCTTCGGTCATGCGCCCTTTTTCGACATTGCGGCGCAGCGTTTTGTCGATACGCTGCATCCCGCGTTCCAGCCCTGCCGGATCGAGATCATATAAAATGACGTCCATGCCGCCTTCTGCACCGACTTGCGCGATCCCGTTCCCCATTGTCCCGGCGCCGATTACTGCCAATCGCTCCATTTGTTCATCCCCCTCATCATTTCCCTGTGAAATTCGGTTTGCGTTTTTCAATGAAGGCTTGAACGCCTTCATCCATGTCTTCCGTGCCGACCAGCTTCGCGAACATCCGCGTTTCCAAAAACTGCGCTTCGGATAGAGGCAAATCCAAGCCTTCATCAATCGCTTCTTTTGCGAAGGCGACTGCAAGCGGCCCTTTTCCGGCAATTTGTTCCGCCAATGCATAAGCCGTTTCAAACGCTTGCCCCTCTGGCACCAGCCGCTCAACGAGTTTCGCTTCGTAAGCTTCCTGTCCGTTGAGCCAAACTCCTGAGAGGACGAGTTCCTTCGCTTTTCCGGGTCCGACCAGACGGGAAAGCCGCTGTGTTCCGCCGTATCCTGGCAATATGCCAAGACCCGTTTCAGGCAGCCCGAATTTTGCGCTGTGGTCCGCAATGCGTATGTCGCAGGCAAGTGCCAGTTCCAGCCCTGCACCAAGCGCTAAGCCATGAACTGCGCAGATGACAGGGGCTTTCCCTTCCGTCAGCTTGTCGAAAATCCGTTTTCCCTTTTCCAGCAATTCGATGCCGCTCATTTTAGTCAGTTCCGGAAATTGGCTGATGTCCGCGCCGGCAGCAAATGCCTTGGCGCTTGCCGAGCGCAGCACGACCGCCCGCACCTGTGTTTCCTGCAAAGCATCAAAGGCTTGTTCCAACTGTTCCAAAACCGCATCGCTCAATACATTGAGCGGCTGGTGATCTAGCGTGACCACCGCGATGGAATCAGTTGTTTCCAGATGTACAGCATCCCAATGCTTCGTCATAGGGTTCCTCCTTTATTCTGCATTTCTCACTTGCTTGCGCTCTTTGACGATCATGCCATCTTCATAGACCGGCACCACATCCAGCTTTTCGTGATGGCGGATGACGAACTCTGCCGCTTCAGGAAAATTAAAGCGCTTGAGCAAATTCGCCGTTTCGCTGTCCAGTAATTCGTTGAAGCTTTCCGCATGAGAATTGCGATACGCTTTTTGGGCAAGCTTCGCAGCATCCGACAGCTCATAGCCTCCCCGATTGTGCAGATGTTCGACCAATTGGCCGGCACCGATAAAATCTTCCATCGAGAAACGGTCATCATTTCCTGAACAGACGAGCACAATCGATGAGCCGTCCTGCTCCTGGTGGATGCGTTCAGCTACACGGTGACCGTTCACCAAGGAAGAAATGTATAATCTCTTTGCGTTTTTCGCTTTTTCAATGGCGATCGTGCCGTTCGTCGAGCAAATAATCGCCGCCTGCCGCTCCGGACTGTGTTCTAACGCGCACGGATCAGGGTAATCAAAACCTTTGAGCCCTTCGCCTTTCGATTCACCGAGCAATAGATGCTCTGCCTCTTGCAACTTTGACAATTCAAGCGCCTGCTCGCTTCCGAGAACCGCATGCACCGGCTCGTAATTGCGGTCCAATAGAAAAATGATTGTCGACGTCGCCAGGAACACATCGATCACTGCGGCTGTGCATCCTGCAAGCCGCTCTTCCCTCACCGCTTCCTTCTGGGTGATGACGTGTATTTTTCTCATTCCATCAATTCCTTCAAATCAGGATGTTTTCATCAGCATTTTCAATAAATGATCAGCGTAGATTTCTTCCACATCTTCAGGCGCATACTTGCCTTCAGGCGAATACCATACTTGAATCCAGTTGGTTGCCCCCAAAATGATCATTCGTGCCATCTTCTTCTCCGGCACTTCAAATTCTCCGCGTTCGACGCCTTCGTCGATGATTTGGTCGAACAGTTTTGCATAGTCATCGCGCTTTTCGATAATTTCCGGAATATTGT includes these proteins:
- a CDS encoding SDR family NAD(P)-dependent oxidoreductase encodes the protein MEEFSYPSFDLTGQKALVTGGSKGIGLAIAAGLAHAGAKVLITGRDETVLKEAADEMKALKLDVSWKSADVTSKQAVSELFEFIDADFGGVDILVNNAGMNIRKPLVEVEEEDWDLVLGTNLKGIFLVGQQAAKRMIGQKSGCIINISSIMGQVGNPLQTSYAASKGGINQLTKVWAAELAEHNIRVNALAPAYIKTPMTEPFLKDPERLEKLVSRTMLKRMGEAGEMIGPALFLASEASSYVTGQILYVDGGWTAN
- a CDS encoding quinone oxidoreductase family protein, which translates into the protein MKAIIAETTGPPEVLKLQEAPKPIAKDHEVLIKVEAISVNFADIKARLGQYHGVANNEPFTPGLDCAGIVEETGSAVTGFSAGDRVRAFPASGSYAEYVVASDQLVYKIPDSVSFEEAAATLTVGITAYNVLHEVARIQPGESVLIHAAAGGIGTTAIQLAKLAGISEIYGTVGSEEKMKVAEDLGAIAVNYRESNFAEVVAELTGGKGVDVILDTIAGENFERSLDILAPFGRIVSFGHANEGSVPGTVKTDALHSSCRAVLGYSTGTYRKQRPGFLKNAEAAISELLEQRQLNVSITGRYPLEQAAQAHALMESRKSTGKLVLLP
- a CDS encoding MaoC/PaaZ C-terminal domain-containing protein, whose translation is MAQNLPDIQKQALAPIDMVRYSGASGDFNEIHTVPKVARSKGFKEPIVHGMLLMGWAADALDEWFPGRKLSKFTVRFVGMAHAGEAFVIEGVLTTDNTGELQIKDASGTGKLVGSFEME
- a CDS encoding phosphotransferase family protein, yielding MSEATPNTKKTQEVDWQKVERSLRNAMPDLPQGEMTVRQFSEGYSNLTYLLQIGDWEGVLRRPPFGEIPPKAHDMEREFKMLEKVHPVFPLAPEPYVYCEDPEVMDKHFYVMEKKQGLVIDEELPEVYGSPEQAGPVISKNVISTLVQLQAIDYKEAGLAEMGKPEGFMERQVKGWIKRYHNAKTDDVEGLKELEQWLTANIPVNEETTIVHNDFKLNNMVIDEESPGLATGVLDWELSTIGDPLSDVGSTLAYWGQAEDADIGINIISSQPGFYSRKEFVEEYAKQSGRDVSNINYYLAFGFYKLAGILQQIYYRWKNGEIEDERFRHLNKAVANLIDMANRTRRGEVL
- a CDS encoding 3-hydroxybutyryl-CoA dehydrogenase, translated to MERLAVIGAGTMGNGIAQVGAEGGMDVILYDLDPAGLERGMQRIDKTLRRNVEKGRMTEEQRETVWERIRPSTDINDLKEMDIVIEAIIEKLEPKKELFEKLNRICQAQTIFATNTSGLSITEMAASSGRSAQVVGMHFFNPVPIMKLVEIIRAEQTSDETFERAHEIAQRFNKTAISVKEAPLFAVNRILTPMINEAVFVLMEGIASAEDIDKGMELGANHPIGPLALADLIGLDTMLFVAETLYEETKDSKYRPAPLMKQYVRAGKLGRKSGEGFFKYE
- a CDS encoding acetyl-CoA C-acetyltransferase — translated: MKHVYLVDGARTAFGAFGGSFANTDATELGTATAVEALKRANVKAEDVDHVIYGNVIQSNVNAAYLARHIGLNAGVPQEVPALTLNRLCGSGAQAVVSAAQHILLGEADIVLAGGAENMSMSPYANFTQRFSKAKMGPMQFEDMLLATLTDQYTGSGMGMTAEKLAEQYGISREAQDEFAVESNQRATRAATGGQFDEETVGVEVKTRKGTVVVDKDEHIKPDANTEGLSKLRPSFKKDGSVTAGNASGINDGAASLVVAGEDAVKKHGLSPVARIVSWHIAGVDPTIMGIGPVPAIRRALEKAELTIDDIDLVEVNEAFAAQYLAVEKELGLDRSKVNVNGGAIALGHPVGASGARILLSAAYELKRRGGKYAVASLCIGGGQGIAVVIEHD
- a CDS encoding NAD(P)H-dependent flavin oxidoreductase, with protein sequence MTKLPVIVAPMFLVSTPQMVIESGRAGVIGSFPLLNARPAEECARWLVEVKEALGDIPWAVNFISHRGSNKRYDEDVELIREHQPPIVITSLGSPAEVLEIVHAYGGLVYSDVANAKHAKKAAQSGVDGLILVCAGAGGHGGTLNPFAFIAAVKKFFDGTIILSGSLSTGQDVAAALLMGADYAYMGTRFLAVKESSAPEEYKQMVIDSSIEDILYTDSFSGVPVNVLIPSLEKQGIDPKTLKPKKEVDLSHLVNAKAWRDIWSAGHGVTTVTKRETVKEAVGQLEREYEEGVKALVRNH
- a CDS encoding enoyl-CoA hydratase/isomerase family protein, whose amino-acid sequence is MTKHWDAVHLETTDSIAVVTLDHQPLNVLSDAVLEQLEQAFDALQETQVRAVVLRSASAKAFAAGADISQFPELTKMSGIELLEKGKRIFDKLTEGKAPVICAVHGLALGAGLELALACDIRIADHSAKFGLPETGLGILPGYGGTQRLSRLVGPGKAKELVLSGVWLNGQEAYEAKLVERLVPEGQAFETAYALAEQIAGKGPLAVAFAKEAIDEGLDLPLSEAQFLETRMFAKLVGTEDMDEGVQAFIEKRKPNFTGK
- a CDS encoding 2-phosphosulfolactate phosphatase, which codes for MRKIHVITQKEAVREERLAGCTAAVIDVFLATSTIIFLLDRNYEPVHAVLGSEQALELSKLQEAEHLLLGESKGEGLKGFDYPDPCALEHSPERQAAIICSTNGTIAIEKAKNAKRLYISSLVNGHRVAERIHQEQDGSSIVLVCSGNDDRFSMEDFIGAGQLVEHLHNRGGYELSDAAKLAQKAYRNSHAESFNELLDSETANLLKRFNFPEAAEFVIRHHEKLDVVPVYEDGMIVKERKQVRNAE
- a CDS encoding FAS1-like dehydratase domain-containing protein: MEQEFHYAPFRVEAGKIREFALALGLRNPIYFDRQAALDAGYPDIPAPPTYTTVIDFWNERDFYQLFAAWGLDPNDILHGEQSFEYEKNIISGDVISATAVLTDRFDKKTSAFT
- a CDS encoding enoyl-CoA hydratase-related protein; protein product: MYETIKTELSDGILTLTLNRPDKMNAYTEQMNEELLDFYRKVDDDDEVRVIVVTGAGRAFCAGMDLSDGGSTFASEQSAEEYRDLGGQVSNRVYEVKKPIIAAINGPAVGIGMTMTLPMDIRIVKKDAKIGFVFGRRGISPEASSGWFLPRIVGIGKALEWTLTGRYIPTSEAVEAGLMQYESEDPLEKAYEIARDIAENTAATSNSFTRQLLWKMLGADHPHESHLAESKFLHWAGQNADADEGIQSFVDKRKAEFPMKASELPDFFNVKK
- a CDS encoding short-chain fatty acid transporter → MENGRNTERDPVLEKQQNNPLAKVANVFAKIAEKWLPDAFVFAVLLTAIAFIAGVLFTDSGPIDMMRHWGDGMWGLLTFTAQIITTFVLSYALALTPTVSKALEKIAGIPKGPNSAILMVTFTALGASLISWAFGLVVAGIIAKLVAKKVRDVDYRVLVAAGYSGFLIWEGGLSSSPALFVATAGHVFEGDIGIVPISETLLSAVNIAIVVILFFTLPFVMRFIHPRNPEDRYLVDPARLEDPVTEEAVQDHEDYPNDKIEKSRLIPLIGGFLGLSYLINHFYMNGFSLDLNTVNLIFLTAALLMFGNVRELTAGLLKSVSSVGQFVLQYPFYAGIMGMLGASGLAVMMSNFFIDISNETTLPLFTFLSAGILNIFIPSGGGQWAVQAPIMLPAALEMGVDPAKIVMAVAWGDSWTNMIQPFWAIPLLAIAGLKIRDIMGYTMIALIYGGLVIGACLLIF